In the Paracholeplasma morum genome, one interval contains:
- a CDS encoding GAF domain-containing protein: MNLLLESGKSLLEGSKNNLSLLSNASAFIKAYIEELNWAGFYLLEDNKLILGPFQGLPACVEIDLGKGVCGTAYQRKEVLNVPDVHQFDGHIACDSNSNSELVIPLFKNGIGIGVLDIDSTLFNRFDEKTQTFFIEFAKIVVDLYEI; the protein is encoded by the coding sequence ATGAACTTATTATTAGAAAGCGGAAAATCTCTTTTAGAGGGATCAAAAAATAATTTATCTTTATTATCAAATGCGAGTGCTTTTATCAAAGCTTATATCGAAGAGTTAAACTGGGCAGGGTTTTATTTACTAGAGGATAACAAACTCATTTTAGGCCCATTTCAAGGACTTCCAGCTTGTGTAGAAATAGACTTAGGCAAAGGAGTCTGTGGTACGGCATACCAAAGAAAAGAAGTCTTAAATGTCCCTGATGTGCACCAGTTTGACGGACACATTGCTTGTGACTCAAATTCTAATTCAGAACTTGTGATTCCCCTATTTAAAAATGGTATTGGCATTGGCGTATTAGACATAGATTCTACACTATTTAACCGTTTTGATGAAAAAACTCAAACCTTTTTTATCGAGTTCGCGAAGATAGTCGTTGACTTATATGAAATATAA
- a CDS encoding DUF2129 domain-containing protein, producing MQVNRISYIVYIKNAEVVKRIKELDVNVTYHSQKGKYATIYFDKSKEKEIKVSLEKMKGVSKFEKSLLEAQQVIFEV from the coding sequence ATGCAGGTTAACCGCATATCATATATTGTATATATTAAAAACGCAGAAGTCGTTAAAAGAATTAAAGAGTTAGATGTTAATGTGACTTACCATTCTCAAAAAGGTAAGTATGCAACCATATACTTTGATAAGTCTAAGGAAAAAGAAATCAAAGTTTCATTAGAAAAAATGAAAGGCGTCAGCAAATTTGAGAAGAGCCTTTTGGAAGCACAACAAGTTATTTTCGAAGTGTAA
- the thiI gene encoding tRNA uracil 4-sulfurtransferase ThiI yields the protein MSNYDKVLIRFGDLMLKGKNQRLFREKAIALLKKNVSDLNVVLERRHDRLFLVLNDTDEKELVKRLMRVSGIGSFSFVVTTEPNYDVLAQKAIELIKKEVKQVKTFKVETKRVDKSLDLTSQEISQLLSKMILKETSHLLKVDVRNPELTVYFEVREEEAFIYLDSIKGLGGFPVGAAGKGLLLLSGGIDSPVAGFYAMKQGLEIEGIHFESTPMTSIESAQKVIDLSKKMSLYAQRHEIKIHMVPFFRLHEEIIKRVSPSYTITVMRRMMFRVAQKLAEKKNCLVLVTGESMGQVASQTIESMVAIEAVTTIPIFRPLITMDKQEIITVSKNIDTYDLSILPFEDCCTVYTPKNATTAPSIKKAEINEHFMEDIEGIIDDIIDRTITITVGPNTNIDLTQYGFTVSEAWEAYNDHIQRQRQD from the coding sequence ATGTCAAATTATGATAAAGTATTAATCCGTTTCGGGGATTTAATGCTAAAAGGAAAGAATCAAAGATTATTCAGAGAAAAAGCGATTGCGCTCTTAAAGAAAAACGTCAGTGATCTCAATGTTGTTTTAGAAAGACGTCATGACCGTTTATTCTTAGTGCTTAATGATACAGATGAAAAAGAACTAGTAAAAAGACTTATGAGAGTCTCTGGTATTGGATCATTTAGTTTTGTTGTAACTACAGAACCTAACTATGATGTGCTTGCCCAAAAGGCGATTGAACTCATAAAAAAGGAAGTTAAACAAGTTAAAACGTTTAAAGTAGAAACCAAACGTGTGGATAAGTCACTCGACTTAACCTCACAAGAGATTTCTCAACTACTGTCGAAAATGATTTTAAAAGAGACATCACATTTACTAAAAGTGGATGTGAGAAATCCAGAACTCACTGTCTATTTTGAAGTTAGGGAAGAAGAAGCCTTTATATACCTAGATTCAATTAAAGGATTGGGCGGCTTTCCAGTCGGTGCAGCTGGGAAAGGATTACTTCTGTTATCTGGCGGAATAGACTCACCTGTCGCTGGATTTTATGCGATGAAACAAGGCTTGGAAATCGAAGGTATCCATTTTGAATCTACGCCAATGACTTCCATTGAATCTGCACAAAAAGTCATCGATTTATCGAAAAAGATGAGTTTATATGCTCAAAGACACGAAATTAAGATACACATGGTGCCTTTTTTCAGACTACATGAAGAAATCATTAAACGTGTATCCCCAAGTTATACCATCACAGTGATGCGTAGAATGATGTTTAGGGTCGCACAAAAACTAGCAGAGAAGAAAAATTGCTTAGTGCTTGTAACTGGAGAATCCATGGGGCAAGTAGCCTCTCAAACCATCGAATCGATGGTTGCCATTGAAGCTGTAACAACCATACCGATTTTTAGACCACTCATCACTATGGATAAACAAGAAATCATTACGGTATCTAAAAACATTGATACTTATGATTTATCGATCTTGCCATTTGAAGATTGCTGCACAGTATACACACCAAAGAATGCGACAACCGCGCCTTCAATCAAAAAAGCAGAAATCAATGAACACTTCATGGAAGACATTGAAGGCATTATTGATGATATTATCGATAGAACCATTACAATCACAGTAGGTCCAAACACAAATATTGATTTAACCCAATACGGATTTACGGTAAGTGAAGCTTGGGAGGCTTATAATGATCACATCCAAAGACAACGACAAGATTAA
- a CDS encoding SLC13 family permease, with protein MSKIKDFFLKDKVFLIAFIVALISVFLNPNFKDYPSFINYKVLIVMFTLMLAVSGMTHQNLFTVIAVKMVKHLKDMRTIALVIVLISFFLGMLLTNDAVLLTLVPFTLFVTSKINRHKEALIIVILQTLAANLGSALTPMGDPQNIFLYTNFDLSFWTFMSKTAVITITGFILLVISIFIIFKQDEVHPIVEEFKIKDKRIYIFFVIFLIGILTVLHVIPEWVTLPVVVAIGLVFGRNEFKNVDYHLLLTFTMFFIFTGNIGEIQAVNDFFSGILTSESSVFFTGLLVSQVISNVPATVLLSAFTPTAYLLNLLQGVNVGSMGTLVGSLASLITFKFVIKLYPERFKEYLAKYTLISIIYMAVIISVIFLLR; from the coding sequence ATGTCAAAAATCAAAGATTTTTTTCTTAAAGATAAGGTATTCTTAATTGCATTTATTGTTGCGCTTATATCGGTTTTTTTAAATCCAAACTTTAAAGACTATCCAAGTTTTATAAACTATAAAGTCTTAATTGTCATGTTTACGTTAATGCTTGCAGTATCAGGTATGACGCATCAAAACCTATTCACTGTAATTGCGGTGAAGATGGTTAAACATTTAAAAGACATGCGTACGATTGCGCTTGTAATCGTCCTTATTAGTTTCTTCTTAGGAATGCTACTAACCAATGATGCTGTACTATTGACACTTGTACCATTTACATTGTTTGTAACATCAAAGATTAATAGACATAAAGAAGCCTTAATCATTGTTATCTTACAAACGTTAGCAGCTAACTTGGGTTCAGCGCTTACCCCAATGGGGGATCCGCAAAACATTTTCCTATATACTAATTTTGATTTATCTTTTTGGACATTTATGTCAAAAACAGCAGTGATCACAATCACGGGGTTTATTCTTTTAGTCATTTCTATATTTATCATTTTCAAACAAGATGAAGTACATCCGATTGTTGAAGAATTTAAGATTAAGGACAAACGTATTTACATATTCTTTGTCATCTTCCTGATTGGTATTTTAACCGTCTTACATGTCATCCCTGAATGGGTTACCTTGCCAGTAGTAGTAGCAATAGGATTAGTTTTTGGACGAAATGAATTTAAGAATGTCGATTATCACTTGTTATTGACATTCACGATGTTTTTCATCTTCACTGGAAATATCGGTGAAATACAAGCCGTTAATGATTTCTTTAGTGGAATCTTGACCAGTGAATCCAGTGTATTTTTCACAGGGCTATTAGTCTCTCAAGTTATTTCGAACGTACCTGCAACGGTACTGTTATCGGCATTTACTCCAACAGCTTATTTGCTAAACTTACTTCAAGGCGTTAATGTGGGTTCAATGGGAACTTTAGTTGGGTCACTTGCGAGTTTAATTACGTTTAAGTTTGTGATCAAACTATATCCAGAGAGATTTAAAGAGTATTTAGCCAAGTATACGTTGATTTCTATTATCTATATGGCAGTCATTATCAGTGTAATATTCTTACTACGCTAG
- the rimM gene encoding ribosome maturation factor RimM (Essential for efficient processing of 16S rRNA) produces MSYEIGRIANTHGIRGELKIKTDSDFDRFVKGKVVYIDYKNERIELLIKSVRETNDYLIVKFDGLDDINLVEKYKGLSIFTDEAPTLHEDEYHYQDLIGLLVYNQHNQKVGVVNDIIEVPQGHLLQIKTETKMTLVPFVGAFVKDISDVIIIEEIEGLL; encoded by the coding sequence ATGAGTTATGAAATCGGTAGAATCGCAAACACACACGGGATACGTGGTGAACTAAAAATCAAAACAGATAGCGACTTTGATCGTTTTGTTAAAGGAAAAGTCGTTTATATTGACTATAAGAATGAACGAATTGAACTGCTAATTAAGTCCGTAAGAGAAACCAACGATTATTTGATTGTGAAGTTTGATGGGCTTGATGACATCAATTTAGTTGAAAAATACAAAGGGTTATCCATCTTTACAGATGAGGCGCCAACACTACATGAAGATGAGTATCATTATCAAGATTTGATTGGTCTATTAGTCTATAACCAACACAACCAAAAGGTTGGGGTAGTCAATGATATAATTGAAGTCCCACAAGGACATTTATTACAAATTAAAACAGAAACCAAAATGACTTTAGTGCCATTTGTTGGTGCATTTGTTAAGGATATTAGTGATGTAATTATCATAGAGGAAATTGAGGGATTATTGTGA
- a CDS encoding TrmH family RNA methyltransferase produces the protein MITSKDNDKIKYLLKLHTKKYRDQFNAFLVFGDHQIEEANKNGYSLDLYTSNPNKKGELISEALMKLVSLTETPMDSLGIAKKKEEATYSKRILMLDGIQDPGNMGTLIRSAIGFGFNTIISSLDSVDYYHERSIRATQGNLFYANLVKAPLKERIQALKFLGYKVYVTSLKKSKDIKTISPSEKCVVVLGNEGSGVSQAIIDMADELVRIKTNDIESLNVAMAGTIIMYEWQV, from the coding sequence ATGATCACATCCAAAGACAACGACAAGATTAAGTATCTTTTAAAATTACATACCAAGAAATATAGAGATCAATTTAATGCATTCCTAGTTTTCGGAGATCATCAAATCGAAGAAGCGAATAAGAATGGCTATTCATTGGATTTATATACCTCTAACCCTAATAAAAAAGGTGAGCTCATCAGTGAAGCATTAATGAAGCTAGTGTCCCTAACAGAAACCCCAATGGATTCCTTGGGGATTGCGAAGAAGAAAGAGGAAGCAACTTACTCAAAAAGGATTTTGATGCTTGATGGCATCCAAGACCCAGGTAACATGGGAACGCTTATTCGTAGTGCCATAGGATTTGGATTCAATACCATCATTTCGAGTCTTGATTCCGTGGACTATTACCATGAGCGTTCAATAAGAGCCACTCAAGGCAATCTCTTTTATGCCAACCTAGTCAAAGCCCCTCTAAAAGAACGCATTCAAGCACTAAAGTTTTTAGGGTATAAAGTTTATGTAACTTCGTTAAAGAAATCTAAAGATATTAAGACCATTAGCCCTTCTGAAAAATGCGTAGTCGTATTAGGCAATGAAGGCAGTGGTGTATCACAAGCCATAATCGATATGGCAGATGAACTCGTAAGAATCAAAACTAATGATATCGAATCATTGAATGTCGCAATGGCAGGAACCATCATCATGTACGAATGGCAGGTGTAG
- a CDS encoding KH domain-containing protein, which translates to MAINYDLLIKNIVTPLVLHPEDVLVKTLADDGSDLAIQILVNQEDLGRVIGKGGKIASAIRTIVYAGASKEGKHVKIDIDAF; encoded by the coding sequence ATGGCTATTAATTATGATTTACTTATCAAAAATATCGTTACGCCATTGGTGCTTCACCCTGAGGATGTACTTGTTAAAACACTTGCGGATGATGGATCGGACTTAGCTATTCAGATTCTTGTTAATCAGGAAGACCTAGGACGTGTCATTGGCAAGGGCGGAAAGATTGCCTCAGCCATTCGTACAATTGTTTATGCTGGTGCTTCTAAAGAAGGCAAGCACGTAAAAATTGACATTGATGCATTTTAA
- the trmD gene encoding tRNA (guanosine(37)-N1)-methyltransferase TrmD: MKIDIITIFPDMVKSALNESIMRRALGLGLAEVNVFDLRDYSLSKHKKVDDTPYGGGAGMLLQFPPLYEALKALKKENTKVIITSPRGKTFNQKMAEDFSKLDHIIILAGHYEGFDERIYHYVDEEVSVGDYVLTGGELPALIMTDAIVRLQEDVIKKESHENDSFSNGLLEHPHYTKPATYKGHEVPEVLRNGNHQEIAKWRHYEALKQTYIKRKDLLEKYELSKEDMKLLAQIKIELEEE; the protein is encoded by the coding sequence GTGAAAATAGACATTATAACCATTTTCCCTGACATGGTAAAAAGCGCACTGAATGAATCCATTATGCGCCGTGCTTTAGGACTAGGTTTAGCAGAAGTTAATGTATTTGATTTAAGGGATTATAGTTTATCAAAACATAAAAAAGTGGACGACACGCCTTATGGTGGTGGTGCTGGAATGTTACTACAATTTCCACCATTATATGAAGCGTTAAAGGCATTAAAAAAAGAAAACACCAAAGTGATTATTACCTCTCCAAGAGGCAAAACCTTCAATCAAAAGATGGCAGAAGACTTCTCAAAATTGGATCATATCATCATCTTGGCTGGCCATTATGAAGGATTTGATGAACGCATTTATCATTATGTGGATGAAGAAGTATCCGTTGGGGATTATGTATTAACTGGGGGAGAACTTCCTGCGTTGATTATGACAGACGCAATTGTAAGACTTCAAGAGGATGTTATCAAAAAAGAATCTCATGAAAACGATTCGTTCTCAAATGGGCTTTTAGAACACCCTCACTATACAAAACCTGCAACTTATAAAGGCCATGAAGTTCCTGAAGTTTTAAGAAATGGAAATCACCAGGAAATTGCTAAATGGCGCCATTATGAAGCATTGAAACAAACCTACATCAAGCGTAAAGACTTACTAGAAAAGTACGAATTATCGAAAGAAGATATGAAGCTTTTAGCACAAATCAAAATAGAGCTTGAAGAAGAATAG
- the rpsD gene encoding 30S ribosomal protein S4 produces MSRYTGPSWKVSRRLNYSLSETGKELQRRPYAPGQHGQRRSKLSDYGTQLQEKQKVRFTYGVSEKQFHKTFLEANKLQGVHGENFLKLLESRLDNVVYRLGFAASRAQARQLVNHGHFLVDGKKVDIASYRLTPGQKVSLRETSKDLVVIKQALEKMVARKEFVSFDVDTLVGTFVRYPERNEILPEIKEQLIVEFYNR; encoded by the coding sequence ATGAGTAGATACACAGGACCATCTTGGAAGGTTTCACGTCGTTTAAACTATTCTCTATCAGAAACTGGTAAAGAATTACAACGTCGTCCTTACGCTCCAGGTCAACACGGTCAAAGAAGAAGCAAATTAAGTGACTATGGTACACAGCTACAAGAAAAACAAAAAGTACGTTTTACGTATGGTGTTTCTGAAAAGCAATTCCATAAGACTTTCTTAGAAGCTAACAAACTTCAAGGTGTACACGGTGAAAACTTCTTGAAACTATTAGAATCAAGATTAGACAACGTGGTATATCGTTTAGGTTTCGCAGCATCACGTGCTCAAGCTAGACAACTTGTTAACCATGGACATTTCTTAGTAGACGGAAAGAAAGTAGACATTGCTTCTTATCGCTTAACTCCAGGCCAAAAAGTATCCTTACGTGAAACTTCTAAAGACTTAGTTGTTATTAAACAAGCTTTAGAAAAAATGGTTGCACGTAAAGAATTCGTATCATTCGATGTTGACACATTAGTGGGAACATTCGTAAGATACCCTGAAAGAAATGAAATCTTACCAGAAATCAAAGAACAATTAATCGTTGAATTCTACAACCGTTAA
- a CDS encoding LacI family DNA-binding transcriptional regulator, whose translation MSTKVTIYEVALAARVSLATVSRVLNNPEKVKPDTRDRVLKVIKELGYRPNAIARGLASRKTTTVGVLISDITRASVAEMLGGISDIAMKYSYSIKLFSAHENANMEDLLNDIVAEQVDGLLLLNDELDSNQMKATKETLERNEIPFVLANVIYDDKTVPSVSIDYEKAGYEITKLMVEQGKKNIYLLSTVRKYSVNDQKELGYSNAMKESGLEPKIFRTSGNTSVNRQHFANFFSDKVIDGAIGVRDSIAVSFMNIANESGRTVPGQVVVAGFQNTKYGILSRPTMTSIDIPVYDIGAVAMRLLTKLMNKETPDSLQVVLPHYIVRRESL comes from the coding sequence ATGAGCACAAAAGTGACAATTTACGAAGTAGCACTAGCGGCAAGAGTGTCATTAGCAACGGTTTCACGTGTTTTGAATAATCCAGAAAAGGTTAAACCAGACACACGAGATAGAGTATTAAAAGTTATCAAGGAACTAGGTTATCGTCCAAATGCGATTGCTAGGGGCCTTGCAAGTAGAAAAACAACAACTGTAGGCGTATTAATTTCAGACATTACTAGAGCCAGCGTAGCAGAAATGCTTGGTGGTATTTCTGATATTGCGATGAAATATAGCTATTCAATTAAGTTATTCTCTGCTCATGAAAATGCAAATATGGAAGATTTGCTAAACGACATCGTTGCGGAACAAGTAGATGGATTATTACTTTTAAATGATGAACTTGATAGCAATCAAATGAAAGCTACTAAAGAAACATTGGAAAGAAATGAAATCCCATTTGTTTTAGCTAACGTTATTTACGATGATAAAACCGTTCCTTCCGTATCCATCGATTATGAAAAAGCTGGGTATGAAATTACTAAATTAATGGTTGAACAAGGTAAGAAGAACATTTATCTTTTATCAACTGTTCGTAAATATTCAGTTAATGATCAAAAAGAACTTGGGTATTCAAATGCTATGAAAGAATCTGGTTTAGAACCAAAAATCTTCAGAACATCTGGGAATACCTCAGTAAACAGACAACATTTTGCAAATTTCTTTAGTGATAAGGTTATTGACGGTGCCATTGGGGTGCGTGATTCTATCGCTGTATCATTTATGAATATTGCCAATGAATCCGGTCGTACGGTTCCAGGTCAAGTGGTTGTTGCAGGCTTCCAAAATACTAAATATGGTATTTTATCAAGACCTACAATGACATCTATTGATATTCCAGTATATGATATTGGGGCAGTAGCGATGAGATTATTAACTAAACTAATGAATAAAGAAACACCAGATTCGCTACAAGTTGTGTTGCCACACTACATTGTAAGAAGAGAATCATTATAA
- a CDS encoding YlbF family regulator, which produces MNRTEILLKAYEVADEIKRSPDFTELLRLKKHIEENFKEESKAYQIANSKFGEIQVLGGQYHPDFKKTVLELASAKKTLFEKEEVKKYLSLEQKIQADLDDLSRVLASIVSSHVKAPNELGFLKESSCHAG; this is translated from the coding sequence TTGAATAGAACGGAAATATTACTTAAAGCTTATGAAGTAGCAGACGAGATCAAAAGAAGTCCTGACTTCACTGAGTTATTAAGATTGAAGAAACATATAGAAGAAAACTTTAAAGAAGAGTCAAAAGCATATCAAATAGCGAATTCTAAGTTTGGTGAAATACAAGTTCTTGGTGGACAGTATCACCCGGACTTCAAAAAGACAGTTTTAGAACTTGCAAGTGCTAAAAAGACCCTCTTTGAAAAAGAAGAAGTGAAGAAGTACTTATCGCTTGAACAAAAAATTCAAGCCGATCTTGATGATCTTTCTAGGGTATTAGCTTCGATTGTATCATCTCATGTAAAAGCCCCAAATGAGTTGGGCTTCTTAAAGGAGAGCAGTTGTCATGCAGGTTAA
- the rpsP gene encoding 30S ribosomal protein S16, with translation MVKIRLQRFGSNKNPFYRVVATNATSPRDGRFLEIIGTYDPVKSPAVVNIDKEKAAKWIENGAKPTETVRSLFKKYSILDK, from the coding sequence ATGGTTAAAATTAGATTACAACGTTTTGGTTCAAACAAAAACCCATTTTACCGCGTAGTTGCTACAAACGCTACATCACCAAGAGATGGACGTTTCTTAGAAATCATCGGTACATATGATCCAGTTAAATCACCTGCTGTCGTAAACATCGATAAAGAAAAAGCAGCTAAATGGATTGAAAATGGCGCAAAACCTACTGAAACAGTTAGAAGCTTATTTAAGAAATATTCAATTTTAGACAAATAA
- the def gene encoding peptide deformylase, translating into MILMKDIIREGHPTLTTVAKPVKMPVSEADRKIAFSLLQYVINSQDEEISKKYGLRPGVGLAAPQINVSKRMFAMHVHDMDGSLTSMIVVNPRIISRSNEIVFLNGGEGCLSVDRETIGLTPRHQSIQFEAYVYDLQTNDFILKKGTLSGYTATVFQHEYDHLDGIMYTSKLYIEIPNAKPLFEEEE; encoded by the coding sequence ATGATATTAATGAAAGACATTATTAGAGAAGGTCATCCTACTTTAACAACTGTTGCCAAACCGGTAAAAATGCCTGTTTCTGAAGCAGACCGTAAAATCGCATTTTCACTACTACAATACGTTATTAATTCACAAGATGAAGAGATATCAAAAAAATATGGTTTGAGACCTGGAGTTGGTTTAGCTGCGCCACAAATCAATGTTTCAAAAAGAATGTTCGCAATGCATGTTCATGATATGGATGGCAGTTTAACGAGTATGATTGTGGTTAATCCAAGAATCATCAGTCGTTCAAATGAAATTGTATTTTTAAATGGTGGGGAAGGTTGTCTTTCTGTTGACAGAGAAACAATAGGATTAACACCCAGACATCAATCCATTCAGTTTGAGGCCTATGTCTATGATTTGCAAACCAATGATTTCATCCTTAAAAAGGGTACTTTGAGTGGATATACCGCAACCGTATTCCAACACGAATATGATCATTTAGATGGCATCATGTATACTTCAAAACTATACATTGAGATTCCAAACGCAAAACCTTTATTTGAAGAAGAGGAATAA
- the rplS gene encoding 50S ribosomal protein L19 encodes MARAKGQQLIQELTSAYMKEVPAFFPGDTVKVYVKIKEGNRERIQLFEGLVIKRQGGGISETFTVRKISYGVGVERTFPVNSPSIDRLEVARSGKVRRAKLNYIRTLSTKAARIKEKRTF; translated from the coding sequence ATGGCAAGAGCTAAAGGTCAACAATTGATCCAAGAGCTTACGAGCGCATACATGAAGGAAGTACCTGCTTTCTTTCCTGGTGATACAGTTAAAGTGTATGTAAAAATTAAAGAAGGTAACCGCGAACGTATCCAATTATTTGAAGGATTGGTAATTAAACGTCAAGGTGGCGGTATCAGTGAAACTTTCACAGTTCGTAAGATTTCCTATGGCGTAGGAGTAGAAAGAACATTCCCAGTGAATAGTCCATCTATCGATCGTCTAGAAGTTGCTCGTAGTGGTAAAGTTCGTAGAGCTAAACTTAACTACATCCGCACGCTTTCAACTAAAGCTGCACGTATCAAAGAAAAAAGAACATTTTAA
- the tyrS gene encoding tyrosine--tRNA ligase: protein MSLYEQLKWRGFIKDVSNEEKAKALLDNDKVHFYCGFDPTGMSLTVGHLVQIIRIMLLAKHGHKPVVLIGGATGLIGDPRQTSERKLLTLDESLANAEKIKVQLSKFQKDAIFVNNHEWISKIDMISFLRDFGKNFNINYMLSKETVQARLETGISYTEFSYMLIQAIDWLHLYQNMDCKIQFGGSDQWGNITTGLELIRKTVGEKHDAVAMSSPLLLKSDGTKFGKSESGALWLDEALTSPYELYQYFLNTSDDDILTYLKMLTLLSKEEIEALMEETTKEPEKRIAQKRLAYEVVLLVHGETKLANALNVTDSLFSGEFSKLSLEELQMAKKGLDSIESESINILDALVETKLASSKREAREFVKSGAVMVNELKVTDFDFVITKNEAYFDKYVIIRRGKKKFALVEIL from the coding sequence ATGAGTTTATACGAACAATTAAAGTGGCGTGGATTTATTAAAGACGTCTCAAATGAAGAAAAAGCAAAAGCATTGCTTGATAATGATAAAGTACATTTCTATTGCGGGTTTGACCCAACAGGGATGTCTTTAACCGTCGGACATTTAGTCCAAATTATTAGAATCATGTTACTCGCTAAACATGGACACAAACCAGTTGTGTTAATTGGTGGGGCAACAGGTTTAATTGGGGATCCAAGACAAACATCAGAACGCAAGCTTCTAACACTAGATGAGTCACTTGCGAACGCTGAGAAGATTAAGGTCCAATTATCTAAATTCCAAAAAGATGCAATCTTTGTTAACAACCATGAATGGATTTCAAAGATTGATATGATTTCATTTTTAAGGGATTTTGGTAAGAACTTTAATATCAACTATATGTTATCTAAGGAAACTGTCCAAGCTAGATTAGAAACTGGTATTTCCTATACTGAGTTTTCTTATATGTTAATTCAAGCCATCGACTGGTTACATCTATATCAAAATATGGATTGTAAGATTCAATTTGGTGGATCTGACCAATGGGGTAACATTACAACTGGTCTAGAACTAATTAGAAAAACGGTTGGTGAAAAACACGATGCTGTAGCCATGAGTTCACCATTATTACTTAAATCAGATGGAACGAAGTTTGGCAAGAGCGAATCGGGTGCACTTTGGTTAGATGAAGCATTAACTAGCCCATATGAACTATACCAATACTTCCTAAATACATCCGATGATGATATCTTAACGTACTTAAAGATGTTAACTTTGTTGTCTAAAGAGGAAATCGAAGCCCTTATGGAAGAGACTACTAAAGAACCTGAAAAACGTATTGCTCAGAAGAGACTGGCTTATGAAGTTGTGTTACTGGTTCATGGTGAAACCAAACTGGCAAACGCACTTAATGTTACGGACTCTCTTTTCTCAGGTGAGTTTTCAAAACTATCTTTAGAAGAATTACAAATGGCAAAGAAAGGATTAGATAGTATTGAATCAGAATCTATCAATATCCTAGATGCGCTTGTTGAAACAAAACTCGCAAGTTCAAAACGTGAAGCCCGTGAATTTGTTAAGAGTGGTGCTGTCATGGTTAATGAACTTAAAGTCACAGATTTTGATTTTGTTATCACTAAAAATGAAGCATACTTTGACAAATATGTTATTATAAGAAGAGGGAAGAAGAAGTTTGCATTAGTCGAAATTCTTTAG